In Leptodactylus fuscus isolate aLepFus1 chromosome 2, aLepFus1.hap2, whole genome shotgun sequence, one genomic interval encodes:
- the SUOX gene encoding sulfite oxidase, mitochondrial isoform X2, with protein MTLLCRVPSVALCSLARQQRLQKQLLMSARMCTATNESRWNPSTESGSRTNGWKWGATAGALLGLGSFLIFDTQRRKVAQAESKEAAPSYPQYTREDVKKHTSPSDRIWVTYAGEVFDITDFVELHPGGKRILLAAGGALEPFWALYGVHKSEHVMEILQEYKVGVLSADDKEEPSDISDPYSGDPSRHPILKVNSQKPFNAEPPPELLTENFITPNELFFKRNHLPVPDINPEEFQLIIESPPGAKRGKPLKLSLKDLKTKFSRHEVTATLQCAGNRRSEMNAIKIVKGLDWGTAAISTAKWAGVRLRDVLLDAGYTEDMPNVQHVQFEGLDQDITGTKYGASISFKRAMSKDHDVLLAYEMNGEALPKDHGFPLRVIVPGVVGARNVKWLGRIIVHEEESSSHWQQNDYKGFNPCVDWDTVDFTSAPAIQDLPVQSAITDPRPGETITPDDDGKVTIKGYAWSGGGREIVRVDVSLDGGKTWKVADLIGEQKKGPSWAWKLWKLEAAIPLEEKEMKVICKAVDSSYNVQPDTVAPIWNLRGVLNNAWHRISVKVSRDEH; from the exons ATGACACTACTATGTAGGGTCCCATCAGTGGCGCTATGCAGCCTCGCCAGACAACAGAG GTTGCAGAAACAATTACTTATGTCGGCACGAATGTGTACAGCTACGAATGAATCCAGGTGGAATCCGAGCACAGAAAGCGGCTCCAGGACAAACGGCTGGAAATGGGGTGCCACAGCTGGAGCATTGTTGGGATTGGGCTCCTTCCTGATTTTTGATACCCAGAGGCGAAAA GTTGCTCAAGCTGAGTCTAAAGAAGCTGCCCCTTCTTACCCCCAGTATACAAGAGAGGATGTAAAGAAGCACACAAGTCCTTCTGACAGAATATGGGTTACATATGCAGGAGAAGTATTTGACATTACAGATTTTGTGGAACTACATCCTGGAGGAAAAAGAATCTTGCTGGCTGCTGGGGGCGCTCTAGAACCTTTCTGGGCACTCTATGGCGTTCACAAGAGTGAGCATGTCATGGAAATTTTGCAAGAGTACAAGGTGGGAGTACTCAGTGCTGATGACAAAGAGGAGCCAAGTGATATATCTGATCCCTACTCTGGCGATCCTTCTCGACATCCTATTTTAAAGGTCAATAGTCAGAAACCTTTTAATGCTGAGCCTCCCCCTGAATTGCTGACAGAGAACTTCATTACTCCAAATGAGCTGTTCTTCAAGAGGAACCATTTGCCAGTGCCGGATATTAACCCTGAAGAATTCCAGCTAATTATAGAGAGTCCACCTGGGGCAAAGCGGGGTAAACCATTGAAATTGTCCCTGAAAGACCTTAAGACCAAGTTTTCACGACATGAAGTGACGGCCACTCTGCAGTGTGCTGGAAATCGACGCTCTGAGATGAATGCTATTAAAATAGTTAAAGGACTGGACTGGGGTACAGCGGCCATTAGTACAGCTAAATGGGCAGGCGTGCGGCTTAGGGATGTTTTGTTAGATGCTGGTTATACAGAAGACATGCCCAATGTGCAGCATGTCCAGTTTGAAGGCTTGGATCAAGACATAACTGGAACAAAATATGGAGCCTCCATTTCCTTTAAGCGTGCAATGAGCAAAGACCATGACGTCCTACTTGCTTATGAAATGAATGGTGAGGCATTGCCTAAAGATCATGGCTTTCCACTGCGGGTTATTGTGCCAGGTGTGGTAGGTGCCCGGAACGTGAAGTGGTTGGGCCGCATTATTGTACACGAGGAGGAAAGTTCTAGCCACTGGCAGCAGAATGATTACAAGGGCTTCAATCCATGTGTGGATTGGGATACTGTAGACTTTACTTCTGCTCCAGCTATACAAGACCTACCTGTACAGTCTGCAATTACGGACCCACGACCTGGAGAAACAATCACCCCAGATGACGATGGAAAAGTGACCATCAAAGGGTATGCTTGGAGCGGAGGTGGCAGAGAGATTGTGCGAGTGGATGTGTCTCTTGATGGAGGAAAAACCTGGAAAGTGGCTGATCTTATTGGAGAGCAGAAAAAGGGACCTTCATGGGCATGGAAACTGTGGAAATTGGAAGCAGCTATTCCTCTAGAAGAGAAGGAAATGAAAGTCATCTGTAAGGCTGTAGACAGCAGCTACAATGTGCAGCCTGATACCGTGGCCCCAATATGGAACTTGCGTGGGGTATTGAATAATGCCTGGCACCGTATAAGTGTCAAAGTAAGCAGAGATGAACATTGA
- the SUOX gene encoding sulfite oxidase, mitochondrial isoform X1 — MFPFFDLGYNMTLLCRVPSVALCSLARQQRLQKQLLMSARMCTATNESRWNPSTESGSRTNGWKWGATAGALLGLGSFLIFDTQRRKVAQAESKEAAPSYPQYTREDVKKHTSPSDRIWVTYAGEVFDITDFVELHPGGKRILLAAGGALEPFWALYGVHKSEHVMEILQEYKVGVLSADDKEEPSDISDPYSGDPSRHPILKVNSQKPFNAEPPPELLTENFITPNELFFKRNHLPVPDINPEEFQLIIESPPGAKRGKPLKLSLKDLKTKFSRHEVTATLQCAGNRRSEMNAIKIVKGLDWGTAAISTAKWAGVRLRDVLLDAGYTEDMPNVQHVQFEGLDQDITGTKYGASISFKRAMSKDHDVLLAYEMNGEALPKDHGFPLRVIVPGVVGARNVKWLGRIIVHEEESSSHWQQNDYKGFNPCVDWDTVDFTSAPAIQDLPVQSAITDPRPGETITPDDDGKVTIKGYAWSGGGREIVRVDVSLDGGKTWKVADLIGEQKKGPSWAWKLWKLEAAIPLEEKEMKVICKAVDSSYNVQPDTVAPIWNLRGVLNNAWHRISVKVSRDEH; from the exons ATGTTTCCTTTCTTTGATTTAGGGTACAACATGACACTACTATGTAGGGTCCCATCAGTGGCGCTATGCAGCCTCGCCAGACAACAGAG GTTGCAGAAACAATTACTTATGTCGGCACGAATGTGTACAGCTACGAATGAATCCAGGTGGAATCCGAGCACAGAAAGCGGCTCCAGGACAAACGGCTGGAAATGGGGTGCCACAGCTGGAGCATTGTTGGGATTGGGCTCCTTCCTGATTTTTGATACCCAGAGGCGAAAA GTTGCTCAAGCTGAGTCTAAAGAAGCTGCCCCTTCTTACCCCCAGTATACAAGAGAGGATGTAAAGAAGCACACAAGTCCTTCTGACAGAATATGGGTTACATATGCAGGAGAAGTATTTGACATTACAGATTTTGTGGAACTACATCCTGGAGGAAAAAGAATCTTGCTGGCTGCTGGGGGCGCTCTAGAACCTTTCTGGGCACTCTATGGCGTTCACAAGAGTGAGCATGTCATGGAAATTTTGCAAGAGTACAAGGTGGGAGTACTCAGTGCTGATGACAAAGAGGAGCCAAGTGATATATCTGATCCCTACTCTGGCGATCCTTCTCGACATCCTATTTTAAAGGTCAATAGTCAGAAACCTTTTAATGCTGAGCCTCCCCCTGAATTGCTGACAGAGAACTTCATTACTCCAAATGAGCTGTTCTTCAAGAGGAACCATTTGCCAGTGCCGGATATTAACCCTGAAGAATTCCAGCTAATTATAGAGAGTCCACCTGGGGCAAAGCGGGGTAAACCATTGAAATTGTCCCTGAAAGACCTTAAGACCAAGTTTTCACGACATGAAGTGACGGCCACTCTGCAGTGTGCTGGAAATCGACGCTCTGAGATGAATGCTATTAAAATAGTTAAAGGACTGGACTGGGGTACAGCGGCCATTAGTACAGCTAAATGGGCAGGCGTGCGGCTTAGGGATGTTTTGTTAGATGCTGGTTATACAGAAGACATGCCCAATGTGCAGCATGTCCAGTTTGAAGGCTTGGATCAAGACATAACTGGAACAAAATATGGAGCCTCCATTTCCTTTAAGCGTGCAATGAGCAAAGACCATGACGTCCTACTTGCTTATGAAATGAATGGTGAGGCATTGCCTAAAGATCATGGCTTTCCACTGCGGGTTATTGTGCCAGGTGTGGTAGGTGCCCGGAACGTGAAGTGGTTGGGCCGCATTATTGTACACGAGGAGGAAAGTTCTAGCCACTGGCAGCAGAATGATTACAAGGGCTTCAATCCATGTGTGGATTGGGATACTGTAGACTTTACTTCTGCTCCAGCTATACAAGACCTACCTGTACAGTCTGCAATTACGGACCCACGACCTGGAGAAACAATCACCCCAGATGACGATGGAAAAGTGACCATCAAAGGGTATGCTTGGAGCGGAGGTGGCAGAGAGATTGTGCGAGTGGATGTGTCTCTTGATGGAGGAAAAACCTGGAAAGTGGCTGATCTTATTGGAGAGCAGAAAAAGGGACCTTCATGGGCATGGAAACTGTGGAAATTGGAAGCAGCTATTCCTCTAGAAGAGAAGGAAATGAAAGTCATCTGTAAGGCTGTAGACAGCAGCTACAATGTGCAGCCTGATACCGTGGCCCCAATATGGAACTTGCGTGGGGTATTGAATAATGCCTGGCACCGTATAAGTGTCAAAGTAAGCAGAGATGAACATTGA